One genomic segment of Burkholderiaceae bacterium includes these proteins:
- a CDS encoding uroporphyrinogen-III synthase, translating into MPVPRVLVTRPAHDAAAWVQRLTEHGIAAEALPLIEITPEPPTGALAQARQRLGDYAAVMFVSGNAVTALLGSDPDFFEWNRPLAGIGSAQAAIETRAWSPGPGTTQALIRAGWPPARIDQPAPDAAQFDSEALWAQVAPQVRAGLRVLIVRGGDAAGYLAGRDWLARRLQQAGAQVDQVLAYRRAAPVLAPTARARALAAAADGTLWLFSSSEAIANLRQCLPAADWRGARALATHPRIAQAARDAGFGTVHDTRPALADVVASIESLA; encoded by the coding sequence ATGCCCGTCCCGCGCGTGCTCGTCACCCGCCCGGCGCACGACGCGGCCGCCTGGGTGCAGCGCCTGACCGAGCACGGCATTGCCGCCGAGGCCCTGCCGCTGATCGAGATCACGCCCGAGCCCCCGACTGGCGCGCTGGCCCAGGCCCGCCAGCGCCTGGGCGACTACGCCGCCGTCATGTTCGTCAGCGGCAACGCCGTCACCGCTTTATTGGGGTCAGATCCCGATTTTTTTGAATGGAATCGGCCTCTGGCCGGCATCGGATCAGCGCAAGCAGCTATTGAAACAAGAGCATGGTCGCCCGGTCCCGGCACCACGCAGGCCCTGATCCGCGCGGGCTGGCCGCCGGCGCGCATCGACCAGCCGGCGCCGGATGCTGCCCAGTTCGACTCCGAGGCCCTGTGGGCCCAGGTGGCGCCCCAGGTGCGCGCCGGCCTGCGCGTGCTGATCGTGCGCGGGGGCGACGCCGCCGGCTACCTGGCCGGGCGCGACTGGCTGGCCCGGCGGCTGCAGCAGGCCGGGGCGCAGGTGGACCAGGTGCTGGCCTACCGCCGCGCGGCGCCGGTGCTGGCGCCGACCGCGCGGGCGCGTGCGCTGGCCGCGGCGGCCGACGGCACGCTGTGGCTGTTCAGCAGCTCCGAGGCCATCGCCAACCTGCGCCAGTGCCTGCCCGCCGCCGACTGGCGCGGCGCGCGCGCGCTGGCCACGCACCCGCGCATCGCGCAGGCCGCGCGGGACGCCGGCTTCGGCACGGTGCACGACACCCGCCCGGCGCTGGCCGACGTGGTGGCGTCGATAGAATCGCTGGCATGA
- the argH gene encoding argininosuccinate lyase, with amino-acid sequence MSTNQLDTKSQAWSALFSEPMSELVQRYTASVFFDKRLAAADIAGSLAHAEMLAAQGIIGAQDLADIQRGLAQIGGEIERGEFDWKLALEDVHLNIEARLTTLVGDAGKRLHTGRSRNDQVATDIRLWLRGEIDAIAQLLRELQLALVEVAERHIDVILPGFTHLQVAQPVSFAHHLLAYVEMFSRDEERLGDVRRRVNQLPLGAAALAGTTYPLDRQRVARTLGMEGVCQNSLDAVSDRDFAIEFTAAASLVMVHVSRLSEELILWMSQSFGFIRIADRFTTGSSIMPQKKNPDVPELARGKTGRVVGHLMGLITLMKGQPLAYNKDNQEDKEPLFDTVDTLKDTLRIFAEMIGGQLDPATGQREGGITVNAEAMRAAAQKGYATATDLADYLVKKGLPFRDAHETVAHAVKAAQAHGCDLSELPLAALQGFHPAIEKDVFDVLSLRGSLNARGTLGGTAPAQVRHQVARHRARLAGEPRP; translated from the coding sequence ATGTCCACCAACCAACTCGACACCAAGTCTCAGGCCTGGTCCGCGCTGTTTTCCGAGCCCATGAGCGAGCTGGTGCAGCGCTACACCGCCAGCGTGTTCTTCGACAAGCGCCTGGCCGCCGCCGACATCGCCGGCAGCCTGGCGCACGCCGAGATGCTGGCCGCGCAGGGCATCATCGGCGCGCAGGACCTGGCCGACATCCAGCGCGGCCTGGCGCAGATCGGCGGCGAGATCGAGCGCGGCGAATTCGACTGGAAGCTGGCGCTGGAGGACGTGCACCTGAACATCGAGGCGCGCCTGACCACCCTGGTCGGCGACGCCGGCAAGCGCCTGCACACCGGCCGCAGCCGCAACGACCAGGTGGCCACCGACATCCGCCTGTGGCTGCGCGGCGAGATCGACGCCATCGCCCAGCTGCTGCGCGAGCTGCAGCTGGCGCTGGTCGAGGTGGCCGAGCGCCACATCGACGTCATCCTGCCCGGCTTCACCCACCTGCAGGTGGCGCAGCCCGTCAGTTTTGCGCACCACCTGCTGGCCTACGTCGAGATGTTCAGCCGCGACGAGGAGCGGCTGGGCGACGTGCGCCGGCGCGTCAACCAGCTGCCGCTGGGCGCCGCCGCGCTGGCCGGCACCACCTACCCGCTGGACCGCCAGCGCGTGGCGCGCACCCTGGGCATGGAGGGGGTGTGCCAGAACAGCCTGGACGCGGTGAGCGACCGCGACTTCGCCATCGAATTCACGGCCGCCGCCAGCCTGGTGATGGTGCACGTCAGCCGCCTGTCGGAGGAGCTGATCTTGTGGATGAGCCAGAGCTTCGGCTTCATCCGCATCGCCGACCGCTTCACCACCGGCAGCTCCATCATGCCGCAGAAGAAGAACCCCGACGTGCCCGAATTGGCGCGCGGCAAGACCGGCCGCGTGGTCGGCCACCTGATGGGCCTGATCACTCTGATGAAGGGCCAGCCGCTGGCCTACAACAAGGACAACCAGGAAGACAAGGAGCCGCTGTTCGACACCGTGGACACGCTCAAGGACACGCTGCGCATCTTTGCCGAAATGATCGGCGGGCAGCTCGACCCCGCCACCGGCCAGCGCGAGGGCGGCATCACCGTCAACGCCGAGGCCATGCGCGCCGCCGCGCAAAAAGGCTACGCCACGGCGACCGACCTGGCCGACTACCTGGTCAAGAAGGGCCTGCCCTTCCGCGACGCGCACGAGACCGTGGCCCACGCCGTCAAGGCCGCGCAGGCGCACGGCTGCGATTTGTCCGAGCTGCCCCTGGCCGCGCTGCAGGGCTTTCACCCCGCCATCGAGAAAGACGTGTTCGACGTGCTGTCGCTGCGCGGCAGCCTGAACGCGCGGGGCACCCTGGGCGGCACCGCTCCGGCCCAGGTGCGCCACCAAGTCGCGCGCCACCGCGCACGGCTGGCGGGTGAGCCGCGGCCGTGA
- a CDS encoding alpha-2-macroglobulin has protein sequence MHLIATVHRLVRGLAWSACLLALPAQALTISALSPQGEVARVRQVSVKFDHDAVRFGDAQVAAPLTVRCDDANAARGQGRWVGARQWVYDFAADLPPGVHCELSAVPGFKSPSGEALTGASSYRFNTGGPFVQRIWPDTYQPIEEEQTFVLRLNGAATPESARAHIACVADGLGERVPVRLIEGEARAAILKALDLDKAAQAAPQHYLTLACNRRLTPATRVQLVYGPGVATPSGVANRVERRFAYKVREPFTASTRCERENAQAACMPIRPIELTFSAPVARKLLGAVRLRSDKTEFAPQGAEDGAGDELLDRLRFDGPFPERAALSLSLPADLKDASGRPLANAGSFPLKIDTGPMPPLAKFAAAPFGIVERFAEGPDGPALMPLTLRRVEPGLQARDLKLDDLQPKTDADIIAWFTRVQRYDNALVPREQAARDVKGPLPPPVGDATQDSVESRTVSLLAGQAGVRDIALPDAPKTGERPFEVIGVPLAPGFHVLEVSSPLLGQSLLDAAYGARRAMVVRSAVLVTNLAVHFKLGRENALAWVTTLDQGRPVAGAAVQVSDCHGKPVAQATTDAQGLARFKDVPANPPSCARDGDWLGDFQQAWFVSARAPNHGVADMAFTWSSWQRGIEPWRFNVPTSQQPTPDLRAHTVLDRSLLRAGETVSMKHLIRTETQAGFGLPKQDPARLVITHLGSGQEYTQPLAWRQTATGGRSAESTFAIPQAAKLGVYAISLRGADDDGPSIDSGSFRVEEFRLPLMQGRVGPADDAPLVAATRLPVQVQIGYVGGGAAANLPVRVSALTRGFTPSYADYEAFSFSPPRPAEGEGEAAPDNDTHLVADKLPATLGREGLGQVVVEPIAPAPAPRQLVLEATYADPNGELQTLSDTRTLWPAAVVAGIKAEGWAAARQDAPVQVLALDLQGKPKAGVPLDVRAIARTTLTSRKRMVGGFYTYDSHTETKDLGTVCTGTSDAHGQLACNVKLTQPGEIELVARARDGQGRAFLAATSVWVSGQGELWFGGRNDDRMDVLAERRTYRPGDTATLQVRMPFRHATALVAVEREGILHTEVLELSGKSPTVQLKIEPDWGPNVYVSVLALRGRVHEVPWYSFFTWGYKAPRRWWQAFWVDSKDHVPSTALVDLSKPAFRLGMAELKLGAAGHQLAVEVKADQTSYPVRGKAQVTISARRPDGSPAAGAEVALAAVDQALLELMPNRSWDLLDAMLPRRAWGVQTATAQMEIVGRRHYGRKAVPAGGDGGGAHPTRELLDTLLLWQPRIQLDARGQAQVEVPLNDALTSFKIVAVADMGLGLFGTGQTSIRATQDLQIIGGLPPLVRGGDRFTALLTVRNTTAQPMKVELAPRATLLELKAQTVDVPAGQARELQWDVTVPPELAATRAEALLWVVQARDVNGSARDALKLSQRVVPAVPLTVQQATLVQLDGPLSVPVAPPAGALPATGPKRGGLQLALQPSLAGGLPAIRDWLARYPYSCLEQQTSKAIGMDDTQAWQRTVAQLPAYLDADGLASYFPPRAGDTHGGSDTLTAWLLAATDEAARLDPAWRLPDAPRQAMLKGLADFVAGRIERKHWSPRADLDARKLAAIEALSRYGAANAAMLGSITVAPNQWPTSAVIDWVNVLRRVKAIPEQPRKLAEAMQVLRARLSVQGTRLIFATEPDDAWWWLMAGGDVNAARLLLTVMDDAAWRDDVGRLVTGFIGRQKNGAWSTTTANLWGALALRQFSRTHESTPVAGTTRASLGADSQQVDWRQVHALKAGQPVEQGRNLGTPALPGQLVGNTMNLPWPAGGAGELAMTHQGSGKPWLTLQALAAVPLQAPRTAGYQIRKSMALLDAGARPGADGTYTRGDIVRVTLEVTAAALMTWVAVTDPIPAGATILGSGLGRDSIIATQGEKREGQGWPAFEERSFEAFRSYYDYLPKGTIKVEYTLRLNNAGHFQLPPSRVEALYAPEMFGEVPNAAVDVKP, from the coding sequence ATGCACCTGATTGCCACCGTCCACCGCCTCGTCCGCGGGCTTGCCTGGTCCGCGTGCCTGCTGGCGCTGCCCGCGCAGGCCCTCACCATCAGCGCCCTCAGCCCCCAGGGCGAGGTGGCGCGCGTGCGCCAGGTGTCGGTCAAGTTCGACCACGACGCGGTGCGCTTCGGCGACGCCCAGGTCGCTGCCCCGCTGACCGTCCGCTGCGACGACGCCAATGCCGCGCGCGGCCAGGGCCGCTGGGTCGGCGCGCGCCAGTGGGTGTACGACTTCGCCGCCGACCTGCCGCCCGGTGTGCACTGCGAGCTGAGCGCCGTTCCAGGATTCAAATCGCCGTCCGGGGAAGCATTGACGGGCGCAAGCAGCTATCGATTCAATACCGGCGGACCATTCGTGCAGCGCATCTGGCCCGACACCTACCAGCCGATCGAGGAAGAGCAGACCTTCGTGCTGCGGCTGAACGGCGCGGCCACGCCCGAGAGCGCGCGGGCCCACATCGCCTGCGTGGCCGACGGCCTGGGCGAGCGCGTGCCGGTGCGGCTGATCGAGGGCGAGGCGCGCGCCGCCATCCTGAAGGCGCTCGACCTGGACAAGGCCGCGCAGGCGGCGCCGCAGCACTACCTCACCCTGGCGTGCAACCGGCGCCTGACGCCCGCCACGCGCGTGCAGCTGGTCTATGGCCCGGGCGTGGCCACGCCCAGCGGCGTGGCCAACCGGGTGGAGCGCCGCTTTGCCTACAAGGTGCGCGAGCCCTTCACGGCCAGCACCCGCTGCGAGCGCGAAAACGCCCAGGCCGCGTGCATGCCGATCCGCCCGATCGAGCTGACGTTCAGCGCGCCGGTGGCCCGCAAGCTGCTGGGCGCCGTGCGGCTGCGCTCGGACAAGACCGAGTTCGCGCCGCAGGGGGCCGAGGACGGCGCGGGCGACGAGCTGCTCGATCGCCTGCGTTTCGACGGCCCCTTTCCCGAGCGCGCGGCGCTCAGCCTCAGCCTGCCGGCCGACCTGAAGGACGCCAGCGGCCGGCCGCTGGCCAACGCCGGCAGTTTTCCGCTGAAGATCGACACCGGCCCCATGCCGCCGCTGGCCAAGTTCGCCGCCGCGCCCTTCGGCATCGTCGAACGCTTCGCCGAAGGCCCGGACGGCCCGGCGCTGATGCCGCTGACGCTGCGCCGCGTCGAGCCCGGCCTGCAGGCCCGCGACCTGAAGCTGGACGATTTGCAGCCCAAAACCGACGCCGACATCATCGCCTGGTTCACCCGCGTGCAGCGCTACGACAACGCGCTGGTGCCGCGCGAGCAGGCGGCGCGCGACGTCAAGGGCCCGCTGCCCCCGCCGGTGGGCGACGCCACCCAGGACAGCGTGGAATCGCGCACCGTGTCGCTGCTGGCCGGCCAGGCGGGCGTGCGCGACATCGCCCTGCCCGACGCGCCCAAGACCGGCGAGCGCCCGTTCGAAGTCATCGGCGTGCCGCTGGCGCCGGGCTTTCACGTGCTCGAAGTCAGCTCGCCGCTGCTGGGCCAGTCCCTGCTCGATGCGGCCTACGGCGCCCGGCGCGCCATGGTGGTGCGCAGCGCGGTGCTGGTGACCAACCTGGCGGTGCACTTCAAGCTGGGGCGCGAAAACGCCCTGGCCTGGGTCACCACGCTGGACCAGGGCCGGCCGGTGGCGGGCGCCGCGGTGCAGGTCAGCGACTGCCACGGCAAGCCCGTCGCCCAGGCCACGACCGACGCGCAGGGCCTGGCGCGTTTCAAGGATGTGCCCGCCAACCCGCCCAGCTGCGCCCGCGACGGCGACTGGCTGGGCGACTTCCAGCAGGCCTGGTTCGTCAGCGCCCGGGCGCCCAACCACGGCGTGGCCGACATGGCCTTCACCTGGTCGTCGTGGCAGCGCGGCATCGAGCCCTGGCGCTTCAACGTACCCACCAGCCAGCAGCCCACACCCGACCTGCGCGCCCACACCGTGCTGGACCGCAGCCTGCTGCGCGCCGGCGAGACGGTGTCGATGAAGCACCTGATCCGCACCGAAACCCAGGCCGGCTTCGGCTTGCCCAAGCAGGACCCGGCGCGCCTGGTCATCACCCACCTGGGCAGCGGGCAGGAGTACACCCAGCCGCTGGCCTGGCGCCAGACGGCCACCGGCGGACGCAGCGCCGAAAGCACGTTCGCCATTCCGCAGGCGGCCAAGCTGGGCGTGTACGCCATCAGCCTGCGCGGCGCGGACGACGACGGCCCATCGATCGACAGCGGGAGCTTTCGCGTCGAGGAATTTCGCCTGCCCCTCATGCAGGGGCGCGTAGGCCCGGCCGACGACGCGCCGCTGGTGGCCGCCACGCGCCTGCCGGTGCAGGTGCAGATCGGCTACGTGGGCGGCGGCGCGGCCGCCAACCTGCCGGTGCGCGTGTCGGCGCTGACGCGCGGCTTCACGCCCTCCTACGCCGACTACGAAGCCTTCAGCTTCAGCCCGCCCCGCCCCGCCGAGGGCGAGGGCGAAGCCGCGCCCGACAACGACACCCACCTGGTGGCCGACAAGCTGCCCGCCACGCTGGGCCGCGAAGGCCTGGGCCAGGTGGTGGTCGAGCCCATCGCGCCCGCGCCCGCGCCGCGCCAGCTGGTGCTGGAGGCCACCTACGCCGACCCCAACGGCGAGCTGCAGACCCTGAGTGACACGCGCACCCTGTGGCCCGCCGCCGTGGTGGCCGGCATCAAGGCCGAGGGCTGGGCCGCCGCCCGCCAGGACGCGCCGGTGCAGGTGCTGGCGCTCGACCTGCAGGGCAAGCCCAAGGCCGGCGTGCCGCTGGACGTGCGCGCCATCGCCCGCACCACCCTGACCAGCCGCAAGCGCATGGTGGGGGGCTTCTACACCTACGACAGCCACACCGAGACCAAGGACCTGGGCACCGTCTGCACCGGCACCAGCGACGCCCACGGCCAGCTGGCCTGCAACGTGAAACTGACGCAGCCCGGCGAGATCGAGCTGGTGGCCCGCGCGCGCGACGGGCAGGGCCGCGCCTTTCTTGCCGCCACCTCGGTGTGGGTCAGCGGCCAGGGCGAGCTGTGGTTCGGCGGGCGCAACGACGACCGCATGGACGTGCTGGCCGAGCGCAGGACCTACCGGCCGGGCGACACGGCCACGCTGCAGGTGCGCATGCCCTTTCGCCACGCCACCGCCCTGGTGGCGGTCGAGCGCGAAGGCATCCTGCACACCGAGGTGCTCGAGCTGTCGGGCAAGAGCCCAACGGTGCAGCTCAAGATCGAGCCCGACTGGGGGCCCAACGTGTACGTCAGCGTGCTGGCGCTGCGCGGGCGCGTGCACGAGGTGCCGTGGTACAGCTTCTTCACCTGGGGCTACAAGGCCCCGCGCCGGTGGTGGCAGGCCTTCTGGGTGGACAGCAAGGACCACGTGCCGTCCACCGCGCTGGTGGACCTGAGCAAGCCCGCCTTCCGCCTGGGCATGGCCGAACTCAAACTGGGCGCGGCCGGGCACCAGCTGGCCGTCGAGGTCAAGGCCGACCAGACCAGCTACCCGGTGCGCGGCAAGGCGCAGGTCACCATCAGCGCCCGCCGCCCCGATGGCAGCCCGGCCGCCGGCGCCGAGGTGGCGCTGGCCGCGGTCGACCAGGCGCTGCTGGAGCTGATGCCCAACCGCAGCTGGGACCTGCTGGACGCCATGCTCCCGCGCCGCGCCTGGGGTGTGCAGACAGCCACCGCGCAGATGGAGATCGTCGGCCGGCGCCACTACGGCCGCAAGGCCGTGCCCGCCGGCGGCGACGGCGGCGGCGCCCACCCCACGCGCGAGCTGCTGGACACCCTGCTGCTGTGGCAGCCGCGCATCCAGCTCGACGCCCGGGGCCAGGCCCAGGTCGAAGTGCCCTTGAACGACGCGCTCACCAGCTTCAAGATCGTCGCCGTGGCCGACATGGGCCTGGGCCTGTTCGGCACCGGCCAGACCAGCATCCGCGCCACGCAGGACCTGCAGATCATCGGCGGCCTGCCGCCCCTGGTGCGCGGCGGCGACCGCTTCACCGCCCTGCTCACCGTGCGCAACACCACGGCGCAGCCGATGAAGGTCGAACTCGCGCCGCGCGCCACCCTGCTGGAGCTGAAGGCGCAGACGGTGGACGTGCCCGCCGGCCAGGCACGCGAGCTGCAGTGGGACGTGACCGTCCCGCCCGAGCTGGCCGCCACCCGCGCCGAGGCCCTGCTGTGGGTGGTGCAGGCGCGCGATGTGAACGGCAGCGCGCGCGACGCGCTCAAGCTCAGCCAGCGCGTGGTACCCGCCGTGCCGCTCACCGTGCAGCAGGCCACGCTGGTGCAGCTGGACGGCCCCTTGAGCGTGCCCGTGGCGCCCCCGGCCGGCGCCCTGCCCGCCACGGGGCCCAAGCGCGGCGGCCTGCAGCTGGCCCTGCAGCCCAGCCTGGCCGGCGGCCTGCCTGCCATCCGCGACTGGCTGGCGCGCTACCCCTACTCCTGCCTGGAGCAGCAGACCAGCAAGGCCATCGGCATGGACGACACCCAGGCCTGGCAGCGCACCGTGGCCCAGCTGCCGGCCTACCTGGACGCCGACGGCCTGGCCAGCTACTTTCCCCCGCGCGCCGGCGACACCCACGGCGGCAGCGACACCCTGACCGCCTGGCTGCTGGCCGCCACCGACGAGGCCGCGCGCCTGGACCCGGCCTGGCGCCTGCCCGACGCGCCGCGCCAGGCCATGCTCAAGGGCCTGGCCGACTTCGTGGCCGGCCGCATCGAGCGCAAGCACTGGTCGCCGCGCGCCGACCTCGACGCGCGCAAGCTGGCCGCCATCGAGGCGCTGTCGCGCTACGGCGCAGCCAACGCCGCCATGCTGGGCAGCATCACCGTGGCGCCCAACCAGTGGCCCACCAGCGCCGTGATCGACTGGGTGAACGTGCTGCGGCGCGTCAAGGCCATCCCCGAGCAGCCGCGCAAGCTGGCTGAGGCCATGCAGGTGCTGCGCGCGCGTCTGTCGGTGCAGGGTACGCGCCTGATCTTCGCCACCGAGCCCGACGACGCCTGGTGGTGGCTGATGGCCGGCGGCGACGTCAACGCCGCGCGCCTGCTGCTGACGGTGATGGACGATGCGGCCTGGCGGGACGACGTGGGCCGCCTGGTGACGGGCTTCATCGGCCGGCAGAAAAACGGCGCCTGGTCCACCACCACCGCCAACCTGTGGGGCGCGCTGGCGCTGCGGCAGTTCTCGCGCACACACGAATCCACGCCCGTGGCCGGCACCACCCGCGCCAGCCTGGGCGCCGACAGCCAGCAGGTGGACTGGCGCCAGGTCCACGCGCTCAAGGCCGGCCAGCCCGTCGAGCAGGGCCGCAACCTGGGCACGCCGGCGCTGCCCGGCCAGCTGGTGGGCAACACCATGAACCTGCCCTGGCCCGCGGGCGGCGCCGGCGAGCTGGCGATGACGCACCAGGGCAGCGGCAAGCCCTGGCTGACGCTGCAGGCGCTGGCGGCGGTGCCACTGCAGGCGCCGCGCACCGCGGGCTACCAGATCCGCAAGAGCATGGCGCTGCTCGACGCCGGCGCCCGCCCGGGCGCCGATGGCACCTACACCCGCGGCGACATCGTGCGCGTGACGCTGGAGGTGACGGCCGCCGCGCTCATGACCTGGGTGGCGGTGACCGACCCGATCCCCGCCGGCGCCACCATCCTGGGCAGCGGCCTGGGGCGCGACTCCATCATCGCCACCCAGGGCGAAAAGCGCGAAGGCCAGGGCTGGCCGGCGTTCGAGGAGCGCAGCTTCGAGGCCTTCCGCAGCTACTACGACTACCTGCCCAAGGGAACCATCAAGGTGGAATACACCCTGCGCCTGAACAACGCGGGCCACTTCCAGCTGCCGCCCAGCCGCGTCGAAGCGCTGTACGCCCCCGAGATGTTCGGCGAAGTGCCCAACGCGGCGGTCGACGTGAAGCCTTGA
- a CDS encoding response regulator transcription factor, translating to MTLRVLIVDDEPLARARLRSLLGDCRAPAAQVAGEAANAADAMAQLAHQRFDVALLDIHLPGADGMQLAQALRALAEPPAVVFVTAHTEYAVRAFEIEALDYLTKPVRLERLQAALQKAERLTQAERGPEADSTVESLLISERGRTLRVPLAEVLYLRAELKYVTVRTASASHLLDGSLSQLEERWGERFVRIHRNALVARAAMRALVRHVDADEGEGWAVQLAGVDEALAVSRRQLAAVRAALGQ from the coding sequence ATGACGCTGCGCGTGCTGATCGTCGACGACGAGCCGCTGGCGCGCGCGCGCCTGCGCAGCCTGCTGGGCGATTGCCGCGCGCCGGCCGCGCAGGTGGCGGGCGAGGCCGCCAACGCGGCCGACGCCATGGCGCAGCTGGCGCACCAGCGCTTCGATGTGGCGCTGCTGGACATCCACCTGCCCGGCGCCGACGGCATGCAGCTGGCCCAGGCGCTGCGCGCGCTGGCCGAGCCGCCGGCGGTGGTGTTCGTCACCGCGCACACCGAATACGCCGTGCGTGCCTTCGAGATCGAGGCGCTGGACTACCTGACCAAGCCGGTGCGGCTGGAGCGCCTGCAGGCGGCACTGCAAAAAGCAGAGCGTTTGACGCAAGCAGAACGCGGACCAGAGGCCGATTCGACTGTGGAAAGCCTGCTGATCTCCGAGCGCGGCCGCACCCTGCGCGTGCCGCTGGCCGAGGTGCTGTACCTGCGTGCCGAGCTCAAGTACGTCACCGTGCGCACGGCCAGCGCCAGCCACCTGCTCGATGGCAGCCTGAGCCAGCTGGAGGAACGCTGGGGCGAGCGCTTCGTGCGCATCCACCGCAACGCGCTGGTGGCGCGCGCCGCCATGCGCGCGCTGGTGCGCCACGTGGACGCGGACGAGGGCGAAGGCTGGGCCGTGCAGCTGGCGGGGGTGGACGAGGCGCTGGCCGTGTCGCGCCGCCAACTGGCGGCGGTGCGCGCGGCGCTGGGGCAATAA
- a CDS encoding histidine kinase produces MKDSQILSTLSERWLPPAPPPPAPVLVFDACEVGVILRAVLYVEAVLAVALMYGAASLAGWLGSVAVVTGAALPATLLWLVIGCALKRPLARLKPVAQWSAGVALGALGGLYAAGTLALTGLSTQPAWLASACTGALLAAGLVAGLTWRARGRMPAATTARLAELQARIRPHFLFNALNSAMALVREEPAQAEEVLADLADLFRHALADQHGASSVAQEIELARRYLAIEQVRFGERLRVEWALDPRVGAAQLPPLILQPLVENAVIHGVEPSAQGARLRISTQQRGAMALIKITNTVPAGQGEAGHGIALVNVRDRLRLLHDLQGSFRTALVDGVYQARIEIPMPRGDAG; encoded by the coding sequence ATGAAGGATTCGCAAATTCTATCGACCCTGAGCGAGCGCTGGCTGCCGCCGGCGCCGCCGCCGCCCGCGCCGGTGCTGGTGTTCGACGCCTGCGAGGTGGGCGTGATCCTGCGCGCGGTGCTGTACGTGGAGGCCGTGCTGGCGGTGGCGCTGATGTACGGCGCAGCCTCGCTGGCGGGCTGGCTGGGCAGCGTGGCGGTGGTGACGGGCGCGGCGCTGCCGGCCACCCTGCTGTGGCTGGTGATCGGCTGCGCGCTCAAGCGCCCGCTGGCGCGCCTGAAGCCGGTGGCGCAGTGGAGCGCCGGCGTGGCGCTGGGTGCTTTGGGCGGCCTGTATGCGGCGGGCACCCTGGCGCTGACGGGCCTGAGCACGCAGCCCGCCTGGCTGGCCAGCGCCTGCACCGGGGCGCTGCTGGCCGCGGGCCTGGTGGCGGGGCTGACGTGGCGCGCGCGCGGGCGCATGCCGGCGGCCACCACGGCGCGGCTGGCCGAGCTGCAGGCGCGCATCCGGCCGCACTTTCTGTTCAACGCGCTCAACTCGGCCATGGCCCTGGTGCGCGAGGAGCCGGCCCAGGCCGAGGAGGTGCTGGCCGACCTGGCCGATTTGTTCCGGCACGCGCTGGCCGACCAGCACGGCGCCTCCAGCGTGGCGCAGGAGATCGAGCTGGCGCGCCGCTACCTGGCCATCGAGCAGGTGCGCTTTGGCGAGCGCCTGCGCGTGGAATGGGCGCTGGACCCGCGCGTGGGCGCGGCGCAGCTGCCGCCGCTGATCCTGCAGCCGCTGGTGGAAAACGCCGTCATCCACGGCGTGGAGCCCAGCGCCCAGGGCGCGCGCCTGCGCATCTCCACCCAGCAGCGTGGCGCCATGGCGCTGATCAAGATCACCAACACCGTGCCGGCCGGGCAGGGCGAGGCCGGCCACGGCATCGCGCTGGTCAACGTGCGCGACCGGCTGCGGCTGCTGCACGATCTGCAGGGCAGCTTTCGCACCGCGCTGGTGGATGGCGTGTACCAGGCGCGCATCGAGATCCCCATGCCGCGCGGGGACGCCGGATGA
- the hemC gene encoding hydroxymethylbilane synthase: MSIHITVATRESRLALWQAEHVKALLEQRGHPVTLLGMTTRGDQILDRSLSKVGGKGLFVKELETALEEGRADIAVHSLKDVPMDLPPGFELACVMAREDPRDAWVSPHHARLEDLPQGAVVGTSSLRRTVLLRALRPDLRIEPLRGNLDTRLRKLDEGQYAGIVLAAAGLKRLGLAARIRHVFDTEQMLPAAGQGALGIETRAGRAELAQALAPLADAATTLCTAAERAVSRAMGGSCSMPLAAHATLDGAQMLLRAAWGDPEGAPGLVRASERAEVRTPGQADALGQRVAAALRAGGAH, encoded by the coding sequence ATGTCGATCCACATCACCGTCGCCACCCGCGAAAGCCGCCTGGCCCTGTGGCAGGCCGAACACGTCAAGGCGCTGCTGGAGCAGCGCGGCCACCCGGTCACCCTGCTGGGCATGACCACGCGCGGCGACCAGATCCTGGACCGCAGCCTGTCCAAGGTGGGCGGCAAGGGCCTGTTCGTCAAGGAGCTCGAAACCGCGCTGGAGGAGGGCCGCGCCGACATCGCCGTGCACTCGCTCAAGGACGTGCCGATGGATCTGCCGCCCGGCTTCGAGCTGGCCTGCGTGATGGCGCGCGAAGACCCGCGCGACGCCTGGGTGTCGCCCCACCATGCGCGGCTGGAGGATTTGCCCCAGGGCGCGGTGGTCGGCACCTCCAGCCTGCGGCGCACCGTGCTGCTGCGCGCGCTGCGGCCCGACCTGCGCATCGAGCCCCTGCGCGGCAACCTGGACACGCGCCTGCGCAAGCTGGACGAGGGCCAGTATGCCGGCATCGTGCTGGCGGCCGCGGGTCTCAAGCGCCTGGGCCTGGCCGCGCGCATCCGCCACGTGTTTGACACCGAACAGATGCTGCCGGCGGCCGGGCAGGGCGCCCTGGGCATCGAGACGCGCGCCGGCCGCGCCGAGCTGGCGCAGGCGCTGGCGCCGCTGGCCGACGCTGCCACCACCCTGTGCACCGCCGCCGAGCGCGCCGTCAGCCGCGCCATGGGCGGCAGCTGCTCGATGCCGCTGGCGGCGCACGCCACGCTGGACGGCGCGCAGATGCTGCTGCGCGCCGCCTGGGGCGACCCCGAAGGCGCGCCCGGCCTGGTGCGTGCCAGCGAGCGCGCCGAAGTCCGCACGCCCGGGCAGGCCGACGCCCTGGGCCAGCGCGTGGCCGCCGCGCTGCGCGCCGGCGGCGCGCATTAG